From the Theileria parva strain Muguga chromosome 3 map unlocalized ctg_531, whole genome shotgun sequence genome, one window contains:
- the naa40 gene encoding Acetyltransferase (GNAT) family protein produces the protein MKYSGIKGIKNWKPYDNVFGLTSEILDDLNNSINSGKIPSNLASKSIIDGFINALSGLQGPLNLKLFKGNSVPPDLFNEFFSLTRSNMKSLYNISKFNGGWNDKKKSSEMKYYRTHIIALYSNDYLIGFTSYRFVVMRENQDPAPVLYIYELQIKDSYRSRGLGRFFIFVLELVARSVCCKKLMCTVLTANDRAVSFYSEKCRFVADESDPNNKYRVLKLEL, from the exons ATGAAATATTCTGGGATAAAaggaataaaaaattggaaGCCTTACGATAATGTTTTTGGTCTAACATCTGAAATTCTagatgatttaaataattctatTAATTCGGGTAAAATCCCCTCAAATCTTGCCTCCAAATCCATTATTGATGGATTCATTAATGCCTTATCTGGTCTTCAGGGCCCTTTAAACTTAAAGTTGTTTAAAGGTAACTCAGTTCCTCCAGATTTATTTAACGAGTTTTTCTCCTTAACACGATCAAACATGAAATCTCTATAcaatattagtaaatttaacgGCGGATGGAACGACAAGAAAAAATCTTCCGAGATGAAATACTACAGAACTCACATAATCGCACTTTATAGCA ATGACTACCTCATTGGGTTTACGAGTTATAGGTTTGTAGTAATGCGTGAGAACCAGGATCCGGCTCCTGTTTTGTACATTTATGAACTCCAAATTAAG GATTCCTATAGGTCTCGTGGTTTGGGcagattttttattttcgtTTTAGAATTAGTTGCAAGGTCTGTTTGCTGTAAAAAGCTCATGTGTACTGTATTAACTGCAAACGACCGTGCCGTCTCCTTTTATTCTGAGAAATGCAGATTCGTGGCCGACGAAAGTGACCCGAATAATAAGTACAGAGTATTAAAACTTGAGCTTTAA
- the RBM39 gene encoding splicing factor CC1-like family protein yields the protein MADSNISDTNNCYLNPGLSQPQQSYNTNASYAYSNVGDVSENPTYHYNQDKSNDFVGGYQQSNGYSTLTEQQGQNLNNYESTQFVGYQYQPNNVSYDNSSQYQNYSNQPEYYPVPQGQHKTDENYYSVQDEANLAKQQNDAYQVNSHNHYSQSDRNHDGSLTTDTSRSSGANEERLDKSDRDYRRDRERKRSRNRSVNSRESYRRHRRRSRSYDRRGHRRSHSHRRRRSRSYRRSRSRSHRGSRRHHSHRHSRHRSRSRSKSSHREREVEYQKSDRTDNDREPRDIGLDIMEKAKILRSNEMERRRMKDIEEAQRDDLTVLVSNMHLSVDERDIYELFSEHAGKVRDIQCVRDLRSGRSKGIAYVEFYTQESVIKALSMTGMSMKGQGIRVHSSQAEKNRAAKAQKQLQDNALKESDNPTTIVVSNLLGVLSYLNEIELNQLFSPFGNIIDVALARTDDGNSKGYAYIRFKRWNEAKEALNVMNGFDINGQQIKVAYANTRKDSKSRLHSLGDVDMERLDDDDAGLISGSNIKIALMKKLQQRQPLNSSNLVLSNMYTSADYEDNREFFDEIEEDVKEECGKYGTVIQVFVNKRNPDGKVYVKFKNNDDAQAANKSLQGRYFAGNTIQVSYISDDQYQDVVNKS from the exons ATGGCAGATTCTAACATTTCAGACACAAATAATTGTTACCTGAATCCAGGATTAAGCCAACCACAACAGTCCTATAACACTAACGCATCATACGCATACTCTAACGTTGGAGATGTTTCAGAAAACCCAACATATCATTATAACCAAGACAAATCTAATGATTTTGTAGGTGGATATCAACAGTCAAACGGTTATTCCACCTTAACAGAACAACAAGGCcagaatttaaataattacgAATCCACCCAGTTTGTAGGCTACCAGTACCAACCTAATAATGTATCTTATGACAATTCATCACAGTACCAGAATTATTCTAACCAACCAGAGTATTATCCAGTTCCTCAGGGACAACATAAAACTGATGAAAACTATTACTCTGTCCAAGATGAAGCTAATTTAGCAAAACAACAAAATGACGCTTATCAGGTTAATTCACACAATCATTATTCACAATCAGATCGAAACCACGATGGTTCATTGACTACTGATACTAGTAGATCATCAGGTGCTAATGAAGAAAGATTGGATAAATCAGATAGAGACTACAGACGTGATAGAGAACGAAAACGCTCCAGAAATAGATCAGTGAATAGTAGAGAGAGCTATCGTAGGCATAGAAGGAGAAGTCGTAGCTATGATAGAAGAGGCCACAGACGAAGCCATAGCCACAGAAGGCGACGAAGCAGAAGTTACAGAAGAAGTAGGAGCAGAAGCCATAGAGGCAGCAGGCGTCATCACAGCCATCGCCATTCTAGACATCGTTCAAGAAGTCGCTCAAAATCATCCCACAGAGAACGTGAAGTTGAGTACCAAAAGAGTGACAGGACTGATAACGATAGGGAACCTAGAGATATAGGCTTGGATATAATGGAGAAGGCAAAAATCCTTAGATCAAATGAAATGGAAAGAAGGAGAATGAAGGACATAGAGGAAGCACAAAGAGATGATTTAACAGTTTTGGTCTCAAACATGCACCTCTCAGTGGATGAAAGAGACATATACGAGCTGTTTAGTGAACACGCAGGAAAAGTCAGAGATATCCAGTGTGTAAGAGATCTCAGAAGTGGCCGTTCCAAAGGAATAGCATATGTAGAGTTTTACACTCAAGAATCTGTTATCAAGGCACTTTCAATGACTGGAATGTCAATGAAAGGTCAAGGTATTAGAGTACATAGCTCCCAAGCTGAAAAGAACAGAGCAGCTAAGGCACAAAAACAACTTCAGGATAATGCCTTGAAGGAAAGTGACAATCCAACTACAATCGTTGTATCAAACCTATTGGGAGTTTTGAGTTATCTGAATGAAATTGAACTAAACCAGTTGTTTTCTCCATTTGGAAACATCATAGACGTAGCCCTGGCAAGAACAGATGATGGGAACTCTAAAGGATATGCATACATACGATTTAAACGGTGGAACGAGGCTAAGGAAGCGTTGAATGTGATGAATGGCTTCGATATCAATGGACAACAAATTAAAGTTGCCTACGCTAACACCAGAAAGGATTCGAAGAGTAGATTACACTCTTTAGGTGACGTGGATATGGAAAGACTTGATGACGATGATGCAGGCTTAATATCAGGAtcaaacattaaaatagCATTAATGAAGAAGTTACAACAACGCCAGCCG CTTAATAGTTCTAACCTGGTCTTGAGCAACATGTACACATCTGCAGATTATGAAGATAATCGTGAGTTCTTTGACGAGATTGAAGAAGACGTTAAAGAAGAATGTGGTAAATACGGAACCGTAATACAGGTTTTCGTGAATAAAAGAAATCCAGACGGAAAAgtttatgtaaaatttaaaaataacgaTGACGCACAAGCAGCTAACAAGAGCTTACAAGGAAGATATTTCGCAGGAAACACCATACAGGTCTCGTACATCTCAGACGATCAGTACCAAGATGTTGTCAATAAGTCGTAG
- the VPS52 gene encoding Vps52 / Sac2 family protein gives MDEIYPNLSKLFPENLEKICKDLKWYLDSSNGPKNLFDLHPKFNNNFKNLFYSINVETLKNSDSYPYLIDSSDDLNLNGGSEYSEDSKSTREAKNNNDKELLKKVQEHGKYFEDVNHMCKEKRSQIEKNIINTLLSHENELSEFAIDLNYCDNTLKMIEDSLNKQFESLQVSSGNIKKLHDESKDLSHALENRRKMVEKLEAFVKDVIITPTMIKALCNDPINESYVVQVEEFGRKSENITKLYKDKEYPAVEFSKIQVKKLELVLIRRIFDFLSLEISNLATPKVNIQMVQSTRFMAFRPLYKYLCNFPNHTQDLQKLYTYTMKRTYGHLFENYLNSLEACFEKERCRETSCMLRIRSLAVVQKQNKTISYYDMNSRDSILKDFNSQPVLPTGLQPNSLKKELIVKSYFKLLVDTCTTEMSFISSFFFLNDPSPNEKPEANNNTSKEKLDKSMFKEIFVEVFEIMSCNLKVYLRTSFDLVALTLILSILRFNRRFLLHREITFFESEMYEFESLLYERLNFLMNEIISLVSKTTKSPNISTILLWNPAPFVVNSSHIIYVISRLNDYTRKLNPHVIQLLQILSDFIEKSSEKLDANKNSIFMINNLVPLVSVLKTITDKTMFSNENFDFGEVSKRLDENLQNSLTFYSNFLLTEFISDLINIMEEEEPTIEGVTPKKTLTLATMALEYRNLCMEFIQSYNERVSLIKNINSQSFIHPQTLELVNIHVFNMFYEIYSKFYNITKDIFKDTPTEWFSKMPDPSEFRP, from the exons ATGGATGAAATCTATCCAAACCTCTCAAAATTGTTTCCGGAAAACTTAgaaaaaatatgtaaagATTTAAAGTGGTATTTGGATTCCTCAAATGGACCGAAAAATCTATTTGATTTGCATCCcaaatttaataacaattttaagaatttaTTCTACAGTATAAACGTCGAAACTCTTAAAAATTCCGATTCTTATCCATACCTTATAGATTCTTCAGATgacttaaatttaaatggAGGTTCAGAATATTCAGAAGATTCTAAAAGCACTAGAGAGGCCAAGAATAACAATGATAAAGAATTGTTGAAGAAGGTCCAGGAACATGGAAAGTATTTTGAAGATGTTAATCATATGTGTAAAGAGAAACGATCTCAAATAGAgaagaatataataaatacacTATTATCGCATGAAAATGAACTATCAGAGTTCGCAATAGACCTGAATTACTGTGATAACACTCTAAAAATGATTGAAGATTCACTGAATAAACAGTTCGAGTCACTGCAAGTATCCTCAGGAAATATCAAAAAACTCCATGACGAGTCCAAAGATTTGTCACACGCACTAGAAAACAGAAGGAAAATGGTAGAGAAACTAGAAGCTTTCGTAAAAGACGTTATAATAACACCCACAATGATTAAGGCGCTCTGCAACGATCCAATAAATGAGTCATATGTAGTACAGGTAGAAGAGTTCGGAAGAAAGTCAGAGAATATCACTAAATTGTACAAGGACAAGGAATACCCAGCTGTG GAGTTCTCAAAGATTCAGGTCAAGAAGCTGGAACTGGTTTTAATAAGGAGGATTTTTGACTTTCTGTCACTAGAGATAAGCAACCTCGCAACACCAAAAGTTAATATTCAGATGGTACAATCAACGAGATTTATGGCATTCCGACCactttataaatatttgtgtAATTTCCCAAACCACACTCAGGATTTACA GAAACTGTACACTTATACGATGAAGAGGACTTATGGTCATCTGTTTGAAAATTACCTGAACTCGTTGGAGGCATGTTTTGAAAAGGAAAGGTGTAGAGAGACGTCCTGTATGCTGAGAATTAGAAGTTTGGCAGTAGTTCagaaacaaaataaaacaataaGTTATTATGACATGAATTCAAGAGATTCAATATTAAAAGATTTTAATTCACAACCAGTACTACCAACAGGATTACAACCAAACTCACTTAAGAAGGAGTTGATTGTAAAgtcatattttaaactattagTTGACACCTGCACAACTGAAATGTCATTTATATCTTCATTCTTCTTTTTAAATGACCCCAGCCCTAACGAAAAACCAGAAGCAAATAATAACACAAGTAAAGAAAAGTTAGATAAGAGCATGTTTAAAGAAATATTTGTGGAAGTGTTTGAAATAATGTCATGTAACCTAAAGGTTTATCTGAGAACTAGTTTTGATTTGGTGGCcttaacattaattttgtcAATTTTGAGGTTCAATAGAAGGTTCCTATTACATAGAGAAATAACATTCTTCGAGTCTGAAATGTATGAGTTTGAATCACTGTTGTATGAAAGACTTAACTTTCTCATGAATGAAATAATAAGTCTGGTATCAAAGACGACAAAATCACCTAATATATCAACTATTCTCCTATGGAACCCAGCACCGTTTGTGGTTAACTCATCGCATATAATCTATGTCATTTCAAGACTTAACGATTACACAAGAAAGCTGAACCCACATGTCATCCAGCTGCTTCAGATTCTAAGTGATTTTATAGAAAAATCATCAGAAAAATTAGACGCAAACAAGAATTCGATCTTTATGATCAATAATTTGGTACCATTGGTGTCAGTACTTAAAACCATAACTGATAAAACTATGTTTtcaaatgaaaattttgatttcGGTGAAGTTTCCAAGAG GTTGGACGAGAATCTGCAGAACagtttaacattttattctaATTTTCTTTTAACAGAGTTTATTTCTGACTTGATTAACATTATGGAGGAAGAGGAGCCAACAATTGAAGGAGTTACACCTAAAAAAACATTGACATTAGCCACAATGGCATTGGAATATAGGAATTTG tgtaTGGAGTTTATTCAAAGTTATAATGAGAGAGTCTCACTTATCAAGAATATAAATTCCCAGTCATTTATACATCCACAGACTCTAGAGCTGGTTAATATACAC gtttttaatatgttttaTGAAATTTACTCTAAATTCTACAATATTACGAAAGACATTTTTAAAGATACACCGACGGAGTGGTTTTCAAAAATGCCAGACCCGTCCGAGTTTAGGCcataa
- a CDS encoding putative integral membrane protein, protein MSYVEKFSEILVDSSKKVESLVFGSCCLLTLIVFIYVIIKIFSSPNKPPTCESIIIALSCFQLSLGTWFYFVDDESYINILNKGIKVLQCQVISWTCMYILMKSKERYYMAFKVFSGCFSGVLLFLLFYGLTSGEVPFYLKINIYVSFLWLTMSSVILAIAIIIRRRLKFAMLFKFDVEEIIDVEIQKMDKSNELVDTFTNSKFSQFFLLSAMEFSTSMITFIWDLIIFLNVKKNEKMNFYELDMPIFKEFLHIITNSLLILIPNWTIFFVFYWLQRRNYSKLSKDWDVNMSSVEYTKEPNQFY, encoded by the exons ATGTCGTATGTAGAAAAATTCAGTGAAATTCTAGTGGATTCAAGTAAAAAAGTTGAATCTCTGGTATTTGGTTCATGCTGCCTTTTGACCCTGattgtttttatatatGTGATTATAAAGATATTCTCTTCACCAAATAAACCGCCAACTTGCGAATCTATAATAATCGCACTATCATGCTTTCAGTTATCTCTGGGGACGTGGTTCTATTTTGTAGACGACGAATCTTACataaatattctaaacAAAGGAATCAAGGTACTACAATGCCAAGTAATTTCTTGGACTTGTATGTACATCTTGATGAAGTCAAAGGAGCGGTATTACAT GGCGTTTAAGGTGTTTTCAGGATGTTTCTCCGGAGTATTGTTGTTTTTACTTTTCTATGGATTAACGAGTGGAGAGGTCCCGTTTtacctaaaaattaacatataCGTCTCGTTTCTATGGCTCACAATGTCTTCTGTCATATTAGCAATCGCAATAATCATAAGGAGGAGACTAAAGTTTGCAATGCTATTCAAGTTTGACGTGGAAGAGATCATCGATGTTGAAATTCAGAAGATGGATAAATCCAATGAACTAGTAGACACATTCACAAATTCGAAGTTTTCCCAGTTTTTCCTGTTATCAGCAATGGAATTTTCCACTTCAATG ATAACATTTATATGGGATCTAATCATATTTTTGAATGTTAAGAAGAATGAAAAGATGAATTTCTATGAGCTGGACATGCCAATATTTAAGGAATTCTTACACATCATAACAAACTCGCTTCTTATATTGATACCTAACTGGACTATATTCTTCGTTTTCTACTG GTTACAGAGGAGAAATTATTCGAAATTATCGAAAGACTGGGACGTCAATATGTCTTCTGTAGA ATATACTAAAGAACCGAATCAATTTTACTAG
- a CDS encoding Got1/Sft2-like family protein: MMGDNSNLPIFSNKTDENFLLKGIDFGKTESTSSFKSRLSSAMNFGKGIFGLTNGWQAEPSWKTYTNYKAFLALFACSVIFFIMSFMSLPFIIFAPYKFGLLFTLASLTFLSSMSFLRGAGSLIDHMLNPKRLVFTVSYLVSLLCTLVFTTFYPLYVFAFIFSLVQFFALSSVMISYIPGGAGALKTVYSSMWSYVRGRSRGSDLPL, from the exons ATGATGGGAGATAATTCAAATTTGCCcatattttcaaataaaacC GATGAGAATTTTCTACTCAAGGGGATAGATTTTGGAAAAACTGAATCAACTAGTTCGTTTAAATCCAGGTTAAGTTCGGCAATGAATTTCGGTAAAGGGATTTTCGGGCTTACAAATGGTTGGCAAGCGGAGCCATCGTGGAAAACGTATACGAACTATAAGGCTTTCCTGGCCTTGTTTGCATGTTCTGTcattttttttattatgtcTTTCATGTCACTGccttttataattttcgCACCTTATAAGTTTGGACTCCTTTTCACACTGGCGTCTctaacatttttatcatcaatGTCGTTTTTAAGAGGAGCTGGCTCCCTAATTGACCACATGCTGAACCCTAAAAGACTAGTGTTCACCGTCTCGTATCTTGTTTCTCTCCTGTGTACTTTAGTTTTTACCACTTTCTATCCTCTGTATGTTTTCGCATTCATCTTCTCATTGGTACAATTTTTCGCACTCTCTTCTGTAATGATATCATATATACCAG gTGGTGCCGGAGCGCTTAAAACAGTTTATTCTTCAATGTGGTCGTATGTAAGAGGGAGATCACGTGGATCAGATCTACCcttataa
- the top3 gene encoding DNA topoisomerase family protein — translation MLNVLNVAEKPSVAKNITEILSYGNATREFTHSKTNPVYSFPHWFEGNMCKMFFTSVKGHLTNLDFHQNYRNWQRTSILDLFTAPIYPFITSDCKDIEKNILKYAKMSDAIILWLDCDREGEAIAFEVLEVCYKVKKNLIVRRAIFSSVTKPDIEHACVNLKEPNKNLANAVETRQEIDLRIGSAITRYLTLKYKTQINTKAAILSYGTCQLPTLGFVVERFILIENFISEPFWTINVEVTHDNIPVTFLWHRKRIFDELAVLTLYELCVQNPRGTIRKVFKKEVRRHPPLPLDTIEMNKDVSRFLRISSHRCMQLAESLYNKGYISYPRTETNAFPSSINLKSIIHNLSSVPEFSQYTHNLLNEGGFKEPTKGKNNDEAHPPIHPVNSLTRDRAESEQHWLLYEYITRRFLACCSKDAIGHQSNIILEISGELFNLKGLVIKERNWLNIYKYSSWEGKIVPEFQENQEVIPTAIILKDGATRPPDLLSESNLIDLMNKNGIGTDATMHEHIQKIQDRHYCVKDDKLRFVPTNLGKAIYYGFKEYNYHNIDLTKPSLRANMEKDMSDISVGIKRKEQVVLNYVNLLRSIYQLISTNSNKFDAYITCLSRLVPDDAPLPNNC, via the exons ATGTTAAATGTCTTGAACGTTGCAGAGAAGCCTTCAGTGGCTAAGAACATCACTGAGATTCTATCATACGGAAATGCCACAAGG gaatttacacattccaAAACTAACCCTGTGTACTCATTCCCTCACTGGTTTGAAGGGAATATGTGCAAAATGTTTTTCACCTCCGTCAAAGG aCACTTAACGAACCTAGACTTCCATCAAAATTATCGCAACTGGCAACGCACATCAATCCTGGATTTATTCACTG CACCCATTTATCCTTTCATCACGAGCGACTGTAAAGATATCGAAAAAAACATACTAAAATACGCAAAAAT GTCTGACGCTATTATACTCTGGCTAGACTGTGATAGGGAAGGCGAGGCAATAGCGTTCGAG GTCTTGGAAGTCTGTTATAAAGTTAAGAAGAACCTTATAGTTAGGAGAGCGATATTCTCATCAGTTACAA AGCCAGACATTGAACATGCCTGTGTAAATTTGAAAGAACCTAACAAAAATCTGGCAAAT GCGGTTGAGACAAGGCAGGAAATAGACCTGAGAATAG GTTCTGCAATTACTCGatatttaactttaaaatataaaactcAAATAAACACTAAAGCTGCCATTCTCAG CTACGGCACATGCCAGCTACCTACCCTGGGATTTGTGGTTGAACGTTTCATTTTAATAGAGAATTTCATAAGTGAGCCCTTTTGGACAATTAATGTGGAAGTTACTCA TGACAATATCCCTGTTACATTTCTCTGGCACCGCAAGAGGATATTCGACGA ATTAGCTGTTCTAACACTTTATGAATTATGTGTTCAAAACCCTAGAGGGACTATAAGAAAG GTTTTTAAAAAGGAAGTTAGAAGACATCCTCCCTTACCATTAG ATACCATCGAGATGAACAAGGATGTCAGTAGATTTTTAAGAATTTCCTCACACCGGTGTATGCAGTTGGCAGAAAGTCTCTATAACAAGGGCTACATAAGCTATCCTAGGACAGAGACTAATGCTTTCCCCAGCTCTATCAacttaaaatcaataattcACAACTTATCATCAGTTCCAGAATTCTCACAGTACACCCATAACCTTTTAAACG AGGGCGGGTTCAAAGAACCAACTAAGGGAAAGAATAACGATGAAGCTCATCCCCCAATTCATCCTGTCAACAGTCTCACTAGAGATAGGGCTGAATCAGAGCAACACTGGCTACTTTACGAATACATAACTAGACGGTTTCTCGCCTGCTGTAGCAAAGACGCCATTGGCCACCAGTCCAATATAATTCTGGAAATTTCAG GTGaactatttaatttaaaaggTCTAGTCATTAAGGAAAGAAACTGGCTGaacatttataaatacAGTTCCTG GGAAGGAAAAATCGTTCCAGAGTTTCAGGAGAACCAGGAAGTAATCCCCACtgcaattattttaaag GATGGAGCCACTCGTCCACCTGATTTACTTTCAGAGTCTAATTTAATTGATCTAATGAACAAG AATGGAATTGGAACGGATGCGACTATGCATGAGCATATACAGAAAATTCAG GACCGTCACTATTGTGTTAAAGACGATAAATTGAGATTTGTCCCTACTAATTTAGGAAAGGCCATATACTAT GGTTTCAAGGAATATAACTACCACAATATTGACTTGACTAAGCCAAGTCTGAGGGCCAATATGGAAAAGGACATGAGTGACATATCTGTTGGAATTAAGAGAAAAGAGCAGGTTGTTTTGAACTACGTGAACCTTCTAAGATCAATTTATCAGCTCATCAGCACCAACTCTAATAAATTCGACGCCTACATAACTTGTTTATCTCGTCTAGTTCCTGACGACGCTCCTCTCCCAAacaattgttaa
- the Rpl23a gene encoding 60S ribosomal protein L23a has product MASSSSEVSKSDKTRKAKLASRSVKKSTSVKKVKTRRNTHFFRGRTLSLKRTPKYEKKVKTAYTKKLDKFSIVRYPLTTESAMKMIEELNTLVFVVDPRANKAKVAKAVSQLYDITPVHVNTLIRPDGQKKAFVRLSPDQDALDVANKIGII; this is encoded by the exons ATGGCATCGAGTTCATCAGAAG tcTCTAAGTCTGACAAGACCAGAAAAGCAAAGCTTGCCTCCAGAAGTGTTAAGAAGTCAACCTCAGTTAAGAAGGTCAAGACCAGAAGAAACACTCACTTCTTCAG agGACGGACTCTCTCACTTAAGAGAACACCCAAGTATGAAAAGAAGGTCAAAACAGCATATACAAAGAAGTTGGACAAGTTCTCAATAGTGAGGTACCCCTTGACAACTGAGTCAGCAATGAAGATGATCGAGGAGCTTAACACTCTTGTTTTCGTTGTAGACCCAAGAGCGAACAAAGCTAAGGTCGCAAAAGCAGTTTCGCAATTATATGATATAACTCCAGTCCATGTTAACACTCTCATCAG GCCTGATGGTCAGAAAAAGGCATTCGTGAGACTATCACCAGACCAGGACGCGCTTGATGTTGCTAACAAAAttggaataatttaa
- a CDS encoding Vacuolar (H+)-ATPase G subunit family protein: MAVNSSSASNALIQQLLKAEEEAESIVRRAKENRVKLLNEAMAAAQKDLDEFRQSEEKELMEQYNNESVLEDPRSVMLELKSKTFADECNIKLKELKPKLVDNLVKATLDIKIL, encoded by the exons atgGCAGTAAATTCCAGTTCTGCTTCCAACGCACTAATTCAACAGCTTTTAAAGGCGGAAGAGGAAGCAGAGTCCATTGTTCGAAGGGCTAAAgaaa ATCGGGTAAAACTATTAAACGAAGCTATGGCAGCTGCACAAAAAGATTTAGACGAGTTCAGACAATCTGAAGAAAAAGAACTCATGGAACAATATAACAAc gaatCTGTTCTAGAAGACCCTCGATCAGTCATGTTAGAACTCAAATCCAAAACCTTCGCCGACgaatgtaatataaaattaaaggaaCTTAAACCAAAACTTGTTGATAATCTTGTAAAAGCAACACTAGAtatcaaaatattataa